In Corvus moneduloides isolate bCorMon1 chromosome 3, bCorMon1.pri, whole genome shotgun sequence, one DNA window encodes the following:
- the MARCKS gene encoding myristoylated alanine-rich C-kinase substrate: MGAQFSKTAAKGEASAEKPGEAVAASPSKANGQENGHLKVNGDASPAAAEAGKEEVQANGSAPAEETGKEEAASSEPASEKEAGEAESTEPASPAEGESSPKTEEGATPSSSSETPKKKKKRFSFKKSFKLSGFSFKKNKKEAGEGAEGEGGGAAAAAEGGKEEAAAPEAAGSEEGKAAAEEACAAGSSEAAKEEAGDSQEAKSDEAAPEKAAGEEAPASAAAEEQQPPQQAAEGKAKAAEEAAGAGAATSEAGSGEQEAAPAEEPARQEPPAESSPEGPAAESAE; the protein is encoded by the exons ATGGGTGCCCAGTTCTCCAAGACCGCTGCAAAGGGCGAAGCCTCCGCCGAGAAACCTGGGGAAGCAGTGGCTGCATCTCCATCCAAGGCGAATGGACAG GAGAACGGCCACTTGAAGGTGAACGGCGACGCCTCCCCCGCGGCGGCGGAGGCGGGCAAGGAGGAGGTACAGGCGAACGGCAGCGCGCCCGCCGAGGAGACGGGCAAGGAGGAGGCGGCCTCGTCGGAGCCCGCCTCCGAGAAGGAGGCGGGAGAGGCGGAGAGCACCGAGCCGGCCTCCCCGGCGGAGGGCGAGTCCTCCCCCAAGACTGAGGAGGGCGCGACCCCCTCATCCAGCAGCGAGACcccgaaaaaaaaaaagaagcgCTTTTCCTTCAAGAAGTCCTTTAAGCTCAGCGGGTTCTCCTTCAAGAAGAACAAGAAGGAGGCCGGCGAGGGGGCCGAGGGCGagggcggcggcgccgccgcgGCAGCGGAGGGCGGgaaggaggaggcggcggcccCCGAGGCGGCGGGCAGCGAGGAGGGCAAGGCGGCCGCCGAGGAGGCGTGCGCGGCCGGCAGCAGCGAGGCGGCGAAGGAGGAGGCGGGGGACTCGCAGGAGGCCAAATCGGACGAGGCCGCTCCCGAGAAGGCGGCGGGAGAAGAGGCCCCGGCATCAGCGGCGGCCGAGGAGCAGCAGCCGCCTCAGCAGGCAGCGGAGGGGAAGGCGAAGGCggcggaggaggcggcgggCGCCGGCGCCGCCACGAGCGAGGCGGGCAGCGGCGAGCAGGAGGCGGCCCCCGCGGAGGAGCCGGCGCGGCAGGAGCCTCCCGCCGAGAGCAGTCCGGAGGGACCCGCCGCCGAGTCGGCGGAGTAG
- the LOC116440600 gene encoding AT-rich interactive domain-containing protein 1B-like — MVGSGAEQGGGCSARSGVTCGRRPRCCGAGLGSAGPGGTAAVAWGAAAAAPGGRGGGSRSPGMRRLPPLPGVRAEWCAAAGTGGRRDGASCGGLTLWRDGNATVGHGQPDSFLLRDPSPLLSCMRCVSSAPFNLDIKQIVILLVVVWVFIFLDWLM; from the coding sequence ATGGTGGGATCGGGAGCGGAGCAGGGCGGGGGCTGCTCTGCCCGCTCCGGCGTCACCTgcggccgccggccccgctgctgcggggctgggctgggctcggcggggccgggTGGGACCGCGGCTGTGGCCTGGGGCGCCGCGGCGGCAGCTCCCGGGGGCCGCGGTGGCGGGAGCCGCTCTCCGGGGATGCGCCGGCTGCCGCCTCTCCCGGGCGTGCGGGCGGAGTGGTGTGCGGCAGCGGGCACCGGCGGCAGAAGGGATGGAGCGAGCTGCGGAGGGCTCACCTTATGGCGTGACGGCAACGCGACCGTGGGGCACGGCCAGCCGGACAGCTTCCTTCTTCGGGATCCTTCCCCACTTCTCAGCTGCATGCGCTGTGTTTCCTCTGCTCCTTTTAATCTGGATATTAAGCAAATCGTGAttttgttggtggtggtttgggtttttatctttttagaCTGGTTGATGTAA